In Nicotiana tabacum cultivar K326 chromosome 2, ASM71507v2, whole genome shotgun sequence, the following proteins share a genomic window:
- the LOC107804332 gene encoding heavy metal-associated isoprenylated plant protein 47-like, protein MKKKIVIDLPLNTENCRSKAMQIAVRCAGVMSVNVDKEKGHLVVIGVGVDYFRLMNCIRKKFRCSSIVSLEDVKPEKPASPKNTSYPSPKCPLICPPICGQYYPVCQPVYDPYNPTCTIM, encoded by the exons ATGAAG AAAAAGATTGTGATTGATCTCCCTCTCAACACCGAGAACTGTAGATCAAAGGCCATGCAGATTGCTGTCAGATGTGCAG GGGTAATGTCGGTGAACGTAGACAAGGAAAAAGGGCATTTGGTGGTGATAGGAGTAGGGGTTGATTATTTCAGGCTGATGAATTGCATAAGGAAGAAATTCAGGTGTTCCAGCATTGTGAGCTTGGAAGACGTGAAACCGGAAAAGCCAGCTAGTCCGAAAAACACAAGTTACCCAAGTCCAAAATGCCCACTAATTTGCCCTCCAATATGTGGTCAGTACTATCCAGTATGCCAACCCGTTTATGATCCTTATAATCCAACTTGCACCATTATGTGA